In Paenibacillus phoenicis, one genomic interval encodes:
- a CDS encoding YwiC-like family protein, producing MRVRDYIPNQHGAWAMLIVPFLFGMLASTPGAIHGLLFVCWLLIYLFMFPLLQWIRRGKAKTKAKADRYRKPLLLYGALLVPAALTLVLLRPEVLKLALLFVPLFGVNAFYAKQKRERALLNDIAAIVQFSLMVFISYQLGGGTDLRLATELFLISTLYFVGTAFYVKTIIRERNNKRFYCYSVAYHVMLMILAVWLLSPALWIAALILLARAVWFPRTGITAKQSGMLEIVYSVIVLAAFWMTYA from the coding sequence ATGCGCGTCCGAGATTACATCCCGAATCAACATGGAGCCTGGGCCATGCTGATCGTTCCGTTTCTGTTTGGCATGCTCGCCTCTACCCCCGGGGCGATCCACGGTTTGTTGTTTGTGTGCTGGCTTCTCATTTATCTGTTTATGTTTCCTTTGCTGCAATGGATTCGGAGGGGAAAAGCCAAGACCAAAGCCAAAGCCGACCGATACCGCAAGCCTTTGCTGCTCTACGGTGCGTTGCTGGTCCCTGCGGCGCTCACTTTGGTCCTGCTTCGCCCCGAGGTGCTGAAGTTGGCTCTCCTGTTCGTGCCGCTGTTTGGGGTGAATGCCTTCTATGCCAAGCAGAAGCGCGAACGCGCTCTGCTGAACGACATCGCGGCGATCGTGCAATTCAGCTTGATGGTGTTTATCTCGTATCAGCTTGGAGGAGGAACCGATCTTCGGCTCGCCACGGAACTGTTCCTGATCAGCACGTTGTATTTTGTAGGGACCGCTTTTTACGTGAAAACCATCATCCGTGAACGGAATAATAAGCGATTCTATTGCTACTCCGTAGCCTACCACGTTATGCTGATGATCTTGGCCGTATGGCTGCTCTCTCCGGCGCTGTGGATCGCCGCATTGATCCTGCTGGCTAGAGCGGTCTGGTTCCCGCGGACGGGGATTACCGCCAAGCAGTCCGGCATGCTGGAAATTGTCTATTCTGTTATCGTTCTTGCCGCCTTCTGGATGACCTACGCCTGA
- a CDS encoding DRTGG domain-containing protein — MEGPEESVTKHEQLLQHIEGLKIGTKISVRKLAKALGVSEGTAYRAVKEAENLGIVITKERIGTLRVEKKPRNISDQLTFGDVVEIVEGHVLGGGEGLNKTLNKYVIGAMKIDAMARYIDAGSLLIIGNRDNAHSLALEQGAGVLITGGFGTSREVKTLADKLALPIISSRHDTFTVASMINRALFDRLIKKKIMLVEDIVSRKPRVSMLKATSNISDFDQLSLETGQQHFPVVDEWNRVIGIVSRKNVEELSGDQPIEKCMTRHPITVGLQTSLASAAQIMVWEGIDFLPVVDRNRKLVSSVTRREVLQAMRDVRNQPQLGETFEHLMWNGFAEERDEEGKLFFRGMITPQMATDLGTISHGVLTSLMTQAGLRAAKDASGGDFVVDNLTTYFVRPVQIENPVVITPVLLEMSRRACKLEIMLTYQDSLVSKAVMTLQSIDHA, encoded by the coding sequence TTGGAGGGACCGGAAGAAAGCGTAACAAAACACGAACAGCTGCTCCAACATATCGAAGGACTCAAGATTGGAACGAAAATCTCCGTGCGCAAGCTGGCCAAAGCGCTGGGGGTAAGTGAAGGTACCGCCTACCGGGCGGTGAAGGAAGCGGAGAATCTCGGGATCGTCATTACGAAGGAACGGATCGGCACGCTTCGCGTGGAGAAGAAGCCGCGCAACATCTCGGACCAGCTCACCTTTGGCGATGTGGTTGAGATCGTCGAAGGTCATGTGCTGGGCGGCGGAGAAGGATTGAACAAAACGCTGAACAAGTATGTCATTGGCGCGATGAAAATCGATGCCATGGCCAGATACATTGACGCCGGCAGCCTGCTGATCATCGGGAACCGCGATAATGCCCATTCACTTGCCCTGGAGCAAGGCGCCGGGGTATTGATCACCGGGGGGTTCGGGACGAGCCGCGAGGTGAAGACGCTGGCGGACAAGCTGGCATTGCCGATCATCTCCTCGCGTCACGACACGTTTACCGTCGCATCGATGATTAACCGGGCGTTATTTGACCGTTTGATTAAGAAAAAAATCATGCTGGTGGAAGACATCGTCAGCCGCAAACCGCGGGTGAGCATGCTGAAGGCGACCAGCAACATTTCCGATTTTGATCAGTTGTCTTTAGAGACGGGGCAGCAGCATTTTCCGGTGGTGGACGAGTGGAACCGGGTCATCGGGATCGTCAGCCGGAAGAACGTCGAAGAGCTGAGCGGCGACCAGCCGATTGAGAAATGCATGACCCGCCATCCGATCACCGTTGGCCTGCAGACATCGCTCGCTTCGGCAGCGCAAATCATGGTCTGGGAAGGGATCGACTTCTTGCCTGTCGTGGACCGCAACCGGAAGCTGGTCTCGTCGGTGACGCGCCGCGAGGTGCTGCAAGCGATGCGGGACGTACGGAATCAGCCGCAGCTGGGCGAAACGTTTGAGCACTTAATGTGGAACGGGTTTGCCGAGGAACGGGACGAAGAGGGGAAATTGTTCTTCCGCGGAATGATTACGCCGCAGATGGCGACCGATTTGGGGACGATCTCGCATGGGGTCCTGACCTCGCTGATGACCCAAGCCGGACTTCGCGCGGCCAAAGACGCCAGCGGCGGCGACTTTGTGGTCGATAACCTGACGACCTATTTCGTCCGTCCGGTGCAAATTGAAAACCCGGTGGTTATCACCCCCGTATTACTGGAGATGAGCCGCCGGGCTTGCAAGCTGGAAATTATGTTAACCTATCAGGATTCGCTGGTTTCGAAGGCGGTCATGACGCTGCAGTCCATCGACCATGCCTAA
- a CDS encoding YtpI family protein has protein sequence MIQTIQSILYVILIISCVGSVFFSFKSRRSLDPKTRGMAAAKMNISMGVMLIVLALIQMFLFSGSTLRVVIGAVFMVLGAFNIFAGLRNHGLYARQKEG, from the coding sequence ATGATCCAAACGATCCAATCCATTCTTTACGTGATTTTGATCATCAGTTGCGTGGGCTCGGTCTTCTTCAGCTTTAAGTCCCGGCGTTCGCTCGATCCGAAGACGCGGGGAATGGCGGCCGCCAAAATGAATATCAGTATGGGCGTGATGCTGATCGTTCTGGCCCTCATCCAAATGTTCCTGTTCAGCGGCTCGACGCTTCGCGTTGTCATCGGCGCTGTGTTTATGGTGCTGGGGGCGTTTAACATCTTCGCCGGCCTCCGCAACCATGGCTTATATGCCCGGCAAAAAGAGGGATAA
- a CDS encoding YtrH family sporulation protein: MSTFLTKAVMDFFIAFGIVVGGAMVGGIGAVVSLQPPTQTMLDIADRIKIWALAAAVGGTIDPMRVIESNFFDGNLSPAIKQILYLLFAFLGAHMGSELVRWMCGGGRG; this comes from the coding sequence ATGAGCACGTTTTTGACCAAAGCGGTCATGGATTTCTTTATCGCCTTCGGAATTGTGGTGGGGGGCGCCATGGTTGGCGGCATCGGCGCAGTCGTTTCACTGCAGCCTCCGACGCAGACGATGCTGGACATTGCCGACCGCATTAAAATATGGGCGCTGGCTGCTGCAGTTGGCGGCACGATCGACCCGATGCGGGTCATTGAGAGCAATTTTTTTGACGGGAACCTGTCTCCGGCCATCAAACAGATCTTGTACCTGTTGTTCGCCTTTCTCGGGGCGCATATGGGTTCGGAATTGGTGCGCTGGATGTGCGGGGGAGGACGGGGATGA
- a CDS encoding DNA polymerase III subunit alpha: protein MDSFVHLHVHSEYSLLDGAARLEDLVAKAAASGMKALALTDHGVMYGAVPFYKLCKKHGIKPIIGCEVYFTAGSRKERGSRQDQPIHHLILLAKNETGYRNLMKLCSIGHLEGFHYKPRIDWDALQRHREGLVCLSACLGGEVPFHLLRGHYEEAKKAALRYQAAFGEDFYLELQDHGIPEQKKVNPLLVQLAGEIGAELVVTNDAHYLSKEDAEVQDVLICVGTGKTVDDEDRLKMHTNQLYLKTAEEMAQLFPHLPEAYANTAKIADSCELELEFDRHILPAYRPIPEGHTAGSYLAELCQQGLVDRYGELDVWRDLTEREKLEQRLRYELEIIASMGFSDYFLIVWDFIAFAHRNGIATGPGRGSSAGSLVAYVLRITDVDPIKYNLLFERFLNPERVTMPDIDIDFSDERRDEVIAYVVDKYGAEHVAQIITFGTMAARAAVRDVGRALNVPFGEVDKVAKLIPGHLGMTIERALKESPDLKAMYDGSERVKRLLDMAMKVEGMPRHASTHAAGVVISRDPLTDAVPLQEGSEHTALTQYSMENLEAIGLLKMDFLGLRTLSIIERCMNWIKEQSGDAPDFRLVPDNDPATYEMLGRGETTGVFQLESTGMRRVLKEMKPSVFEDIISLLALYRPGPMEFIPKYIAGKHGQITVEYPHPDLEPILKDTYGIIVYQEQIMQIASRMAGFSLGEADLLRRAVSKKKREVLDEQRGHFVSGSVQQGYTEDEANVVYDMIVRFADYGFARAHAAAYGVLAFQTAYLKAHYPVQFMASMLTAVTGSHRKVAEYIVECRRMGIVVLPPDVNESSVLFTPQVGAGSADAALSGEAKGRDAKDGHAGSGQEPPALGVIRFGLAAIKNVGTQAIESILRERKERPFDSLLDFCRRVDLRTCNKRVIESLIQGGAFDSLPGHRAQLLAMLDETVEAALKWRKERDELQIQLFDFVESPNWDIEYPDVPKFTAAQQLDLERELLGLYLSGHPLDDFDALLEGEGVDRLMDLAEALDDTRTVVAGMVVSVKTITTKQGKAMAFMELEDQIERCEVVLFPEVWRRSAAHVEKGALLALRGVVQQQDEGFKLLADEVAPLSEQSLARLRRGLARGRGPSAAGGTGGARGAAAGSRAAEGAPAGAAGGLRPASAPGAGAAARPAAPAAAAGAAPAPGARREREKTPAQRVFIKITAAAENARLLERLKLLLERHPGPIATVLFYESTGKLLALNERYSIKPSPALIREMEQMLGPDTVKIK from the coding sequence ATGGACAGCTTTGTTCATTTGCACGTACATAGCGAATACAGCTTGCTGGACGGAGCAGCCCGGCTTGAGGATCTCGTCGCCAAGGCGGCGGCTTCTGGCATGAAGGCGCTGGCGCTGACGGATCATGGGGTCATGTACGGCGCGGTTCCTTTTTATAAATTGTGTAAAAAACACGGCATCAAGCCGATCATCGGCTGCGAGGTCTATTTTACGGCAGGCTCGCGCAAGGAACGGGGAAGCCGGCAGGATCAGCCGATCCATCACTTGATTTTGCTGGCCAAGAACGAGACGGGCTACCGCAACCTGATGAAGCTGTGCTCCATCGGTCATCTCGAAGGCTTCCACTATAAGCCGCGAATCGACTGGGATGCGCTGCAGCGGCATCGCGAGGGCTTGGTCTGCCTTAGCGCTTGCTTGGGCGGGGAAGTCCCGTTCCATCTCCTGCGCGGTCATTACGAGGAAGCGAAGAAAGCGGCGCTGCGTTATCAAGCGGCGTTTGGCGAGGATTTTTACCTGGAGCTTCAGGATCACGGCATCCCCGAGCAGAAAAAGGTAAATCCGCTTCTTGTCCAGCTGGCTGGAGAAATCGGTGCCGAGCTTGTAGTCACCAATGACGCACATTACCTGAGCAAGGAAGACGCCGAGGTCCAAGACGTGCTCATTTGCGTAGGGACAGGGAAAACGGTGGACGACGAGGACCGGCTCAAAATGCACACCAATCAGCTCTATCTGAAAACCGCGGAGGAAATGGCCCAGCTGTTCCCTCACTTGCCGGAGGCGTATGCCAATACCGCGAAAATTGCCGATTCCTGCGAGTTGGAGCTGGAGTTTGACCGACATATTTTGCCGGCCTACCGTCCGATCCCGGAGGGGCATACTGCAGGCAGCTACTTGGCGGAGCTGTGTCAACAAGGATTGGTGGACCGCTACGGCGAGCTGGACGTTTGGCGTGACCTGACTGAGCGAGAGAAGCTGGAGCAGCGGCTGCGGTACGAGCTGGAGATCATCGCCAGCATGGGCTTCTCCGATTATTTTCTGATCGTGTGGGACTTTATCGCCTTTGCTCACCGGAACGGAATCGCCACCGGACCGGGACGGGGCTCATCGGCGGGCAGCTTGGTGGCATACGTGCTGCGGATCACCGACGTGGATCCCATCAAATATAACTTGTTGTTTGAACGGTTTTTGAACCCGGAGCGGGTGACGATGCCGGATATCGATATCGACTTCAGCGACGAGCGGCGGGATGAAGTCATTGCCTATGTGGTCGACAAATATGGGGCAGAGCATGTCGCGCAAATTATCACCTTCGGTACGATGGCGGCGCGCGCGGCGGTCCGCGATGTAGGGCGGGCGCTGAATGTGCCGTTTGGCGAAGTGGACAAAGTGGCGAAGCTGATTCCGGGCCATCTGGGCATGACGATTGAACGCGCGTTAAAGGAAAGCCCGGATCTCAAAGCGATGTATGACGGGTCCGAGCGGGTGAAGCGGCTGCTGGACATGGCGATGAAAGTTGAAGGCATGCCAAGGCACGCTTCGACCCATGCCGCCGGGGTGGTTATTTCGCGCGATCCGTTGACCGATGCCGTTCCGTTGCAGGAAGGCAGCGAGCATACGGCGTTAACGCAATATTCCATGGAAAACCTGGAAGCGATCGGTCTGCTGAAAATGGACTTCCTCGGCCTTCGCACCTTATCCATCATCGAGCGCTGCATGAACTGGATTAAGGAGCAGTCGGGGGACGCCCCCGATTTCCGGCTGGTCCCGGATAACGATCCGGCCACGTACGAGATGCTGGGGCGCGGGGAAACGACCGGCGTGTTCCAGCTGGAGTCCACCGGGATGCGCCGGGTGCTGAAGGAGATGAAGCCGTCGGTGTTTGAGGACATCATCTCCCTGCTGGCGTTGTATCGCCCGGGGCCGATGGAGTTTATTCCGAAATACATCGCCGGCAAGCACGGGCAAATCACCGTCGAATATCCGCATCCGGATTTGGAGCCGATTTTGAAGGATACGTACGGCATTATCGTCTACCAGGAGCAGATCATGCAGATCGCCTCTCGCATGGCGGGCTTCTCGCTGGGCGAAGCGGACCTGCTGCGACGTGCCGTCTCCAAGAAGAAACGTGAGGTGCTCGACGAGCAGCGCGGACATTTCGTCAGCGGCAGCGTGCAGCAAGGCTACACCGAGGATGAAGCGAACGTCGTTTATGACATGATCGTCCGGTTCGCCGATTACGGCTTCGCACGAGCCCATGCGGCCGCCTATGGCGTGCTGGCGTTCCAAACGGCCTACCTGAAGGCGCATTATCCGGTGCAGTTTATGGCGTCGATGCTGACCGCGGTTACGGGCAGCCACCGCAAGGTGGCGGAATACATCGTGGAATGCCGGCGGATGGGGATCGTCGTGCTGCCACCGGACGTGAACGAGAGCAGCGTTCTGTTTACGCCGCAGGTAGGGGCTGGTTCTGCGGATGCAGCCCTTTCGGGTGAAGCTAAGGGCCGCGATGCGAAGGACGGACACGCCGGATCCGGACAGGAGCCGCCGGCCCTTGGCGTGATCCGCTTTGGCCTGGCCGCGATCAAAAATGTCGGCACGCAGGCGATTGAAAGCATTTTGCGCGAGCGGAAGGAGCGTCCGTTCGACAGCTTGCTCGATTTTTGCCGGCGGGTGGATTTGCGGACATGCAACAAGCGGGTGATCGAGTCGCTGATCCAAGGCGGGGCGTTTGATTCCTTGCCGGGTCACCGTGCGCAGCTGCTGGCGATGCTGGACGAGACGGTCGAGGCGGCGCTGAAGTGGCGCAAGGAGCGGGATGAACTGCAGATCCAGCTGTTTGATTTCGTGGAATCGCCGAACTGGGACATCGAGTACCCGGATGTCCCGAAGTTTACGGCAGCCCAGCAGCTGGATTTGGAGCGCGAGCTGCTCGGGCTGTATTTGTCCGGCCATCCGCTGGACGATTTCGACGCCTTGCTGGAGGGAGAAGGCGTCGACCGGCTGATGGATTTGGCCGAAGCGCTGGACGACACCCGTACCGTTGTGGCGGGGATGGTCGTGTCCGTGAAGACGATCACAACCAAGCAGGGGAAAGCGATGGCGTTCATGGAACTGGAGGACCAGATCGAGCGCTGCGAGGTTGTGTTGTTCCCCGAAGTGTGGCGGCGCTCGGCCGCCCACGTCGAGAAGGGGGCTTTGCTCGCGTTGCGCGGCGTCGTCCAGCAGCAGGACGAAGGCTTTAAGCTGCTGGCCGACGAAGTGGCTCCGCTGAGCGAGCAAAGCCTGGCCCGGCTGCGCCGCGGCCTTGCGCGCGGGCGCGGGCCCAGCGCCGCCGGTGGCACCGGCGGCGCACGCGGTGCGGCCGCGGGCTCCCGCGCGGCCGAGGGAGCGCCTGCGGGCGCTGCGGGCGGGCTTCGCCCCGCCAGCGCCCCAGGCGCAGGCGCCGCTGCGCGGCCGGCCGCCCCGGCCGCGGCGGCGGGGGCCGCGCCCGCGCCGGGCGCGCGGCGCGAGCGGGAGAAGACGCCGGCGCAGCGCGTCTTCATCAAGATCACGGCCGCGGCGGAGAACGCGCGCCTGCTGGAGCGGCTCAAGTTGCTGCTGGAGCGGCATCCCGGCCCGATCGCGACGGTGCTGTTCTACGAAAGCACCGGTAAGCTCTTGGCCTTGAACGAGCGCTACAGCATCAAGCCTTCGCCCGCTTTGATCCGTGAAATGGAGCAGATGCTTGGCCCCGACACGGTCAAAATCAAATGA
- a CDS encoding phosphatidylglycerophosphatase A family protein, producing the protein MTYELAKAQLLRRGVKLEDIAQIVHSLQTAYHADLTLDQCLESVKAVLQKREVQYTLFTGIALDELAEQKRLPEPLQAILEADEPLYGVDETMALGITSVFGMIGLTSFGYLDKVKPEIIGKLNNRGERIHVFLDDLVAGLAAAASARIAHKHEQAATYPSSPS; encoded by the coding sequence ATGACATATGAATTGGCGAAAGCGCAGCTGCTGCGCCGCGGAGTGAAGCTGGAGGATATCGCTCAAATTGTGCATTCGCTGCAAACGGCGTATCATGCCGATCTGACGCTGGACCAATGCTTGGAGAGCGTCAAAGCCGTGCTGCAGAAGAGAGAGGTTCAATATACCCTGTTTACGGGAATCGCCCTCGATGAGCTGGCCGAACAGAAGCGGCTTCCAGAGCCGCTGCAGGCAATCCTGGAGGCCGACGAACCGCTCTATGGCGTGGATGAGACGATGGCGCTCGGCATAACGAGCGTGTTTGGGATGATTGGCCTGACGAGCTTCGGCTATTTGGACAAGGTCAAACCGGAGATCATTGGGAAGCTGAACAATCGCGGCGAACGGATTCACGTCTTTCTCGACGATTTAGTCGCCGGTCTCGCTGCCGCGGCTTCCGCCCGGATCGCCCATAAGCATGAACAGGCCGCTACGTACCCATCCAGTCCCTCTTAA
- the accD gene encoding acetyl-CoA carboxylase, carboxyltransferase subunit beta, translating into MFKDLFQKKRKYATIPSGRTGNEEGSPQADRPKREIPEGLMNKCGRCGAIQYSKELEKNLMVCPSCGHHMRLNALDRIRYTFDEGSFTEYDADLISVDPLKFPGYASKLEQQALKSGLREAVVTGEGTIHGYPAVAAVMSFDFFTGSMGSVVGEKITRAIETAIEKRLPMIIFSTSGGARMQESILSLMQMAKTSAALARLSEHGGLYISVITDPTTGGVSASFAMLGDIIVAEPGAVFGFAGRIVIEQTIRQKLPDDFQTAEFNLQHGQIDLVVHRKDMKSTLAKLLELHGVKGGV; encoded by the coding sequence GTGTTCAAAGATTTGTTTCAGAAGAAGAGGAAGTACGCGACCATTCCCTCAGGACGAACCGGCAATGAAGAGGGCTCGCCGCAGGCAGATCGCCCCAAACGCGAAATTCCGGAAGGCCTGATGAATAAATGCGGCCGCTGCGGCGCGATTCAGTACAGCAAAGAACTGGAGAAGAATTTGATGGTGTGCCCTTCCTGTGGACACCATATGCGGCTGAACGCTCTGGATCGGATTCGCTATACCTTTGATGAAGGCAGCTTTACGGAGTACGATGCCGACCTGATCTCGGTCGATCCGCTGAAGTTCCCGGGGTATGCCAGCAAGCTGGAGCAGCAGGCTTTGAAATCGGGATTACGCGAAGCGGTGGTGACCGGCGAGGGGACCATCCATGGCTATCCAGCTGTGGCAGCCGTGATGAGCTTCGATTTCTTCACCGGGAGCATGGGATCGGTTGTAGGGGAGAAAATTACGCGTGCGATCGAGACGGCCATCGAAAAACGCCTGCCGATGATCATTTTCTCCACATCTGGCGGAGCGCGGATGCAAGAGAGTATCCTAAGTTTGATGCAGATGGCCAAGACGAGCGCCGCTTTGGCCCGATTAAGCGAACATGGCGGTTTATATATCTCAGTCATTACAGACCCGACGACGGGTGGTGTATCGGCTAGTTTTGCCATGCTTGGCGACATTATTGTGGCCGAGCCCGGGGCCGTGTTTGGTTTTGCCGGAAGAATCGTTATTGAGCAGACGATCCGTCAGAAGCTTCCGGACGACTTCCAGACGGCGGAATTTAACCTGCAGCATGGTCAGATCGATCTTGTCGTGCACCGCAAGGATATGAAATCGACGCTGGCGAAATTGCTAGAATTGCACGGCGTGAAGGGAGGAGTATAA
- a CDS encoding acetyl-CoA carboxylase carboxyltransferase subunit alpha: MAGELPFETPLVKLREKISELEQFGKEKGIDFTEEIARLEERYRQLEEEIYSNISPSQKMHLARHHQRPTSLDMIGLIFEDFIELHGDRVFGDDLAVVGGLAKLGGVPVTVIGQQRGKDTKDNIARFFGSAHPEGFRKALRLMQQADKFRRPIITFIDTKGAYPGITAEERGQSEAIARNLREMSMLRVPIICVVLGEGGSGGALALGVGNRVLMLENAIYSVISPNGAASILWKDASKADQAAEAMKITAQDLLAMGVIEEIVPEPRGGAHRDYDSTAASIKEALLRHLEELSNLNPDELVEDRYRKFRKIGEFQVAGKAEEPKAQETVVPETVAEVAGIPEDEKSSEAPSEPEAASKVQTAKPS, translated from the coding sequence ATGGCAGGCGAATTGCCTTTTGAGACGCCTCTTGTGAAGCTGCGTGAGAAGATTTCCGAATTGGAGCAGTTTGGCAAAGAGAAGGGAATCGATTTTACAGAAGAAATCGCGCGCTTGGAAGAGCGTTACCGGCAGCTGGAGGAAGAGATCTACAGCAACATTTCTCCCTCCCAAAAGATGCACCTGGCCCGCCATCATCAGCGACCGACATCCCTGGATATGATCGGCCTGATCTTTGAAGATTTCATCGAACTCCACGGGGACCGGGTGTTTGGTGACGATTTGGCCGTCGTTGGCGGGCTCGCCAAGCTGGGCGGCGTACCGGTAACGGTGATCGGACAGCAGCGGGGCAAGGATACGAAGGATAATATCGCCCGCTTCTTCGGCAGCGCTCATCCGGAGGGCTTCCGCAAGGCGCTGCGACTCATGCAGCAGGCGGACAAGTTCCGGCGGCCGATCATTACGTTTATCGATACGAAGGGCGCCTATCCGGGAATTACGGCGGAGGAGCGCGGGCAATCGGAAGCGATCGCTCGGAATTTGCGCGAGATGTCGATGCTGCGGGTACCGATCATCTGCGTTGTTCTCGGAGAAGGCGGAAGCGGCGGCGCGCTCGCCCTTGGCGTAGGCAACCGCGTGCTGATGCTGGAGAATGCCATTTACTCCGTTATTTCGCCAAACGGAGCGGCCTCGATCCTTTGGAAGGATGCCTCCAAGGCGGATCAGGCGGCGGAAGCGATGAAGATCACCGCCCAAGATCTACTCGCGATGGGCGTCATTGAAGAGATTGTTCCCGAACCGCGCGGCGGCGCGCACCGGGATTACGATTCGACAGCCGCCTCGATCAAAGAGGCGTTGCTTCGTCATTTGGAAGAACTGTCCAACTTGAATCCCGATGAGCTGGTGGAGGACCGTTATCGGAAATTCCGCAAAATCGGCGAGTTTCAGGTGGCAGGCAAGGCAGAAGAGCCGAAGGCACAGGAAACTGTGGTGCCGGAAACGGTGGCTGAGGTCGCCGGCATCCCTGAGGATGAGAAGTCTTCAGAAGCGCCAAGCGAACCGGAGGCGGCTTCGAAAGTTCAAACTGCCAAGCCAAGTTAA